Genomic window (Cellulosilyticum lentocellum DSM 5427):
TATATGTAAGAATAGTACTCCAGTTTTCGGATTTCCCAATCTATAGATTCACCTATATCAGGTTGAGATGGCTTGCTGTGAAATATCTCATTAGCATAAGTTTTTTCTAATGAACCGATGTCGAGACCACAGACTTTGGAGATATAGGCTAAATTGGCTCTTTCTTTTACTAGATGGCTAATTGCAGCTTTCATAATTGGTTCGATTGGATATGTTCTTGTTTTGTCTGGAATTTTAAATATTTGTTGATCCTTTATAAAGGAACAAAACCAAGTGTTTAGAACTTCAGCTCTAAAGGTTGATCCAGCAATATATTTAAATATTTTATCTTGTCCTCGTATGGCTTCATTAGATTCACTTTTTGCTAGTTCCAATACAAGTTTTAAATCTCGTCTCAAAGAATTAGGAATTGAAATTTTCACTTCATTCACAGTTACAGTTCTTAAGTCTTGGCTAAAGTTAGAGTATTTTAAATTGCATATTACTTGTCTTTTTGCTGGTGCAATTAGAGTGAGTTTAATAACTAGTCGTAATACAGACCAATGAAGATATCTTTTTTTGTTATTTATTCCTTCCAATGAAGAATACTCTACTTCTAAACAATCATCTAATTTTGAGAGAATATCTTTTATAGTATTCATATGAAATATTTCTCTTGAAACTTTTTGAGCTAAGTTAAATTCGTCTGTTAAGCTGTTCTTGTACTCTTCATAATTCATTTGTGAAAAAATATCAGGTGATTTACCTGCTTCAAGTAAGTAATCATAAAAGTTCTTAAAGGACTCCAAATACGATTCCATAGTTTTTATTTTTGTTAAAACTTCAGATTCAACATAGTATCCTATACAATTACGAATGTCATCTAAATCAATATTATTTGGTGTATTACTCTTGTTAATGAACTTTAAATAATCAATAAGTTTATTTACTTGATTTTTATACCTATCCCCCTTAGCTTTCAAGTATTCATTACGCCATCCTTCCATTATAGTAGGCATACTAACTCAACTCCTTATTCTTATGATTATAAAATTGAGAAAAACAAAAATATTAATACAAATAAATATATCATAGTTGTAATTTTTATCAATACAAAACACAATAAAGTTAGCATTTTAATTAATACTGACTAAGATGAATTTCTATAAAGTATTGGAAATAAAGGGATTTATAATTGTGTTAAAAAATTGTAGTGATGACTATTGGGATTTTTAATGAAAATAGAAGTTATTAAGTTTGATATAGTAAGAGCAGACTTTAGGAGAAGTTGAACATATAAAAAATACATCCTGATGCAGTTAGGATGTATTTTTTATATGTTTTCTATTTAAAATTTTATATCTATAGAAAATCAATCAGTGCTTTATGAGTTATGTATTTGTTGCCTGCTTATAAGCATACAGATTATTACGCCTATAATCAATAAGACAGGAAAGACAGTCGCAGCAATAATACCTACCCTAAGATTGTCATTAAACAGACTAGATACTGTACCTACAACAGTTGGTCCAATAGAGCATCCCACATCCCCGGCTAGTGCTAAAAAAGCGAACATAGCTGTTCCACCTCTTTTAATTTTAGCAGATGACATGCTAAATGTTCCAGGCCAAAGAATACCAACAGCTAAGCCACATATGCCGCACCCAATTAGGCTTAATATAGGTAGTGGGGACAGTGAAATAATAAGATAACTTAAAAAGCAAAGAATCCCACTACCTAGCATCATTTTTTCTAGATTTATTTTTTCTCCCCATTTACCATACAAGGTTCTTGAGAGTCCCATCATAATGGCAAAGAACATAGGTCCTGCTAAGTCTCCAATAAACTTATTTACTTCAAGTCCTTTTTCAGCAAAAGTTGAAGCCCATTGACTAACAGCTTGTTCACTTGCTCCAGCACATATCATTAAAAGCATCATATTCCAAAAGATTTTTTTAGAAAACATTTCTTTTAAGGTGAGTCCATTCTCATTATCTTCAATTAAATGAGAAACAGGTACCTTTGCAAAGAAAAAGGTATTAAGTACAGGGATAATAGCCCATAGAAGAGCTAGTACCTTCCAAGCTGAAGTGCCAAACAAAGTGAAAAATAAGGTTGATAGTAAAACTACTCCCACATGACCCCAACAATAGAAGGAATGTAATAGACTCATGGCAGCTTCTTTATTATCTGTGGGACAAGCTTCTACAATAGGACTTATAAGTACTTCAATAAGGCCACCGCCAACAGCATAAATCATAACTGAAATCATCAATCCTATAAAAGGATCACTAAAAACTTCTGGCAGTATAGTAAGCGATATAAGGCCTAAAGCAGAAAAAATATGGGCAATAATCACAGAAGCCTTGTAACCGATTTTATCTATAAATCCTGTTGACAATAAATCAATGACTAATTGTATTCCAAAATTAAAGGTTACTAAAAAAGTAATTTTAGAAATGGGTATATCATATAGTGATTGAAAAGTTAAAAATAATAAAGGTATAAAGTTATTAATAATGGCCTGAACGATATAGCCAGTGAATGAAGCATACATCGTGTGCTTATACTGAAAATTCATATTGCTCTCCTTTAAAAACAAAGTCATGATTTCATTATATAGTATTTTTCTTATTATTTTTGCGGTTTTTATAAATCCTATAGTATATTACCGGTAAATTATAAAAGTTATAGTATATTCATCTTTAAGAAATTTATAGATCAAAAGAATTAGTCTTTAGTAGCCCTTATTCTTTATTCTATAATGAGGTTAAGGTGTTTTTGTGATGAGAGAGATGATATGCTAAGGACATCATATCAGAGGAGGAAATGTCTTATGATTACACCAGTTCAAATGTGTTCTTATTCTATTCAATAATAAGCTGTATGAAAATAGGAATACATTTTTAAATTAAAATAAAAAATCTTATATTTTTGTGCGGCTTCATAAAAAAAGGAGCACAAGATGCAAGAGATTATTAGATGGAAGGTTATACCTATCAATGAACCCAATGTAATAAGGAATTGTTCTAAATGTGGAGGAAAGGCACACTTTGAAAATAGTAAAAAATTTAGAGTGAATGCTAATCAAAGTAAATTAGATGTTTGGCTTATCTACCAGTGTAAAAAGTGTAAGACAACATGGAATATGACTATTTTGTCAAGAGTTAATCCAAAAGAAATACCCAATAATCAGTATAAACGGTTTATAGATAATGATAAGGAGCTTGCAAGATTTTACGCATTTGATGCAGATACTCATAGAAGAAATGGTTCAATTCTAGATTACCATGAAATAGAATATACAATAGAAGGAAAAACACTGGATATACAAGCATTGGAAGAAAAGGTAACCATACTTCTGGAATGTGAAGAAGTATTTACTATACGCATGGATAAAGTATTAAGTAGGCAATTGGAGATATCTAGAGCCCAAGTTAGAAGTTTAGCAGAAAAAGGTATATTAAGTAGTAGGGAAGAAAAGAAATTATGGAAGTCTAAGTTAAAAAGCGAAATGTATATAGACATCCTACCACAGTAATAAGAAACACAGAGATAAAGCTTTTTCTGTATTTTTATATGAGTGAAATACATATTAAAAAGCACGTTTTAGTATAGGCTAGTACGTGCTTTTTAAATTTCATAATATAAAATAGTTTCTCTCAGAAGGATTATAAATGATGGAGATAACTAAAGTGATTTTGCAAAGAGATAGCCAGTAGCTACTAGATATTCAGCAGATAATACACCACCTCCAGCAGCACCTCTTAATGTGTTGTGAGATAAGCAAACAAATTTATAGTCAAATACAGTATCAGCTCTAAGCCTACCAATGGTAATACCCATCCCTTTTCCAAAGTTCCTATCTAATTTTGTTTGTGGTCTGTTTTCTTCTTCCATATAGCATAAAAACTTTTCAGGGGAGCTAGGTAGATTTTTGGCCAGTGGATTGAATTCATAATGATTAAGAGCTTCTAAGATTTCTTCTTTAGTAGGCTTTTTCTTGAAATTCACATAAACAGCAGCTAGGTGACCATCTGAAACAGGTACTCTTAAACACTGAGTTGTAATGAGTGGTGAATTGGAATTAACAATCTTACCATTTTGAACACTTCCCCATATTTTATGAGGCTCTTGTTCACTTTTTTCTTCTTCACCAGGTATAAAAGGAATGACATTGTCTAGGATTTCAGGACATTCTTTGAAGGATTTTCCAGAGCCAGATATGGCTTGATAAGTACAAGCTAGAATAGTTTCTGGTTCAAAAGCCATTAAAGCTGAAAGTGGTGGCACATAGCTTTGAATAGAGCAATTAGGTTTGACAACGATAAAGCCTCTTTTTGTACCAAGGCGCTTTTTTTGTGAGTCAATAACTGCGATATGATGTCCATTAATTTCAGGAATGAGCATAGGTACATCCTCTACATAGCGGTTAGCTGAGTTATTAGAGATGACAGGAATTTCAGCTTTGGCATAAGCTTCTTCTAAAGCTTTAGTTGCAGCTTTATCTAATGAAATAGCGCAGAAGATAAAATCCACTTTTTGACTAATAAGGTCTATCTGTTCACCATCTTCTACCATCATTTGCTTATATTTTTCAGGAATAGGAACAGACATTTTCCAGCGGTCTTTAATAGCATCCTCATAAGGCTTACCGGCAGATTGTTTGCTAGCTGCTAAAACAGTAACTTCAAACCAAGGATGATTTTCTAAAAGTAAGAGAAAGCGTTGACCTACCATACCAGTAGCGCCGATGATACCTACTTGTAATTTTTGTTTCATTTCACAAACCTCCTTAATGAATGATTGAATTTTCTTTTTTATTAGCATATGATAAAATCAAACATTAGTAAAATTGATAATATAGATAATATCATTCGATTTTTTTGAACTATAGAAACTTCATTAATAGGAGGTTGGTCTTATGGATTTAAAGCAGCTGAATACCTTTCTGATGATTAGTAAATTGCAAAGCTTTACAAAAGCAGCAGATACACTTAATTATGCTCAGTCTTCTGTAACTACTCAAATTAAGTTGTTAGAAGAAGAGTTAGGTGTAAAGTTATTTGAGAGGATTGGAAAGAATATATCATTGACACATGATGGTAAGAAGCTTATTCCTTATGCACAGCAAATGCTGAAGCTCTCTACAGATATTAAAAATAATATTAGTGAAGATGAGTACCCAAAAGGTGTTTTGACCATTGGCGTAGCAGAATCTTTGTGTGTCATACGCTTGCCAGAGATTATTAAGGAATATAGAAAACTATATCCAGAAGTGGAGATAGCCCTTAAATTTGGAAGTTGTGCAGATTTTAGACGCTATTTAAATGATAATCTAATAGATGTAGCTTTTTCGTTAGGAGCCAAAATTGATGGAGGTGAATTTATTTCTGAGATAGAAAGAGATGAATCGATGCTACTTTTAGCTTATCCAGGTCATCATTTATTAGAAAAAGAAAAGATTCTTCCAGAAGATTTAGAAGGAGAGTCACTTATTTTAACAGAAGTGGGTTGTAGCTACAGAGCAGCCTTTGAACGCATTTTAAAAGATGAGGGGATTAGTCCTCGTATCACTCTAGAATCAGGTAGTGTTCATGCTATTAAACAATTTACTATGAGTGGATTAGGCATATCATTACTCCCTCGAGTAGCAGTTGAAGAAGAGGTAAAAAGTGGTAAGTTAATACCACTAAAATGGCAAGGGGCAGAATTTGAAATAGTTTCACAGGTTTTATATCATAAAAATAAATGGATCTCACCGGCGTTAGATGCGTTTATTAATTTGTGCAAAGAGATGTTATAAGTAAGTTGGTTTTTAATTTTGTGCAGCATTAAGTATGAAATAAACATTAATTAAAAAAGAACATAGTAATAGCTCCTCAGACCAATATGATATGTTTTACTGTGCTTAAAATAGCAAAATATAAAATCTAGGGTTTCAAAACAGAAGACTAAAGAAATTTTTTCTTTTTACAAATCCAAATACTTAAGCAAATAATAGCTAAGCTGATGGCAATAACAAGAGGATAACCATACTTCCATCTTAATTCAGGCATATAAGTAAAATTCATACCATACCAACCCGCAATTAAAGTAAGTGGCAAAAAGATAGTAGTTACTACAGTTAAAATCCTCATGGTATTATTTTGTTTAATATCTATTTGGGATTGATATTCTTCTCTTACCTGAAGGGCATATTCTCTTAGCATTTGTACATTACTTTGAAGACGACTGACTCTCCTTGTAAAAAAGTCAAAAAGTCTTAGGTTATGTTCGTTAAAGAAATCATTTTCATTTTCTCCCAAGACCTCTCCTACCTCTACAAGTTGTGAGTAATAGTAATGAAGTGTTAGAAGTTCTTTTCTAAAATCCATAAGCGTATGATTAAAATGAGTAATTTCTCCATTCAAAATGGTAGATTCCATCTTAGCAATTCTATTTTCAAGTTCCTCTAAATAAAGCAAATCCTTATCAATAAGGAGTTCCAAAAAATTACTAAAGAAAGTCTCCAAGGTAGGCGTATCCCAAGTTCTGGTATGACTCATTTTTTCAAGTAAAGCTTTGACTAAATCGCTATCATCCACAAAGACAATGCCATCCTTGTGAATATAATAGATAAAGCGCTTTTTTTGTTTAGAGTTTTGTTTTGAGGGTATACAAAAGGTTCCTAACATATAATCAGCATAGTTTTCTAATTTGCATAAATGAATATTTGCATAGCTCTTAAAACTTTCTGCATGCACACTAGAAGTAGCACCACTAGTTTGCCACTCCTTTAATGTCACTATTTGTACGGTCTTTACGGTTAAATCCCCTTGTGGCTTATCTTCTAAAGGTACAAGCCGTTCTTTAATCATATAATACATTAACTCACCTGATTTCTCGATTGTTCATTGTTTTTCCACCATAAACGCTTAACTCTTCATTTATACTTCTCACTCTTCAGACTTCCTAATTTTTATTTTATCACTTTCTAGAAAAAAGGATACCTTATAAAATTTAGGCATCTAATACAAAAAATAAAGGTATTCAAAAGTATAACAGGAATTTCATCTGCTGAGTATAGAAAGAATAGCGACTGAGCAAAATAAATCTTAAAAAGTAGTTGACATATGTAATGGGATGGTGTATATTTAAATAGTCGTCAAGAGAAATGACGACGAAATTTCTGGTGATGATGCGCTTAAGGGAAACACCCGTTTCCATTCCGAACACGTAGGTTAAGACTTAAGCGGCTGATGGTACTTGTCGGGAGACTGACTGGGAGAGTAAGTGGTTGCCAGATTTATGCGCGAGTGGCTCAGTTGGTAGAGCATCTCCTTGCCAAGGAGAGGGTCGCGGGTTCGAGTCCCGTCTCGCGCTTATGAAACCCCTTGAATTTCAAGGGATTTTTTTTGTGCAGATACATAATTTATGGCATAGTTAATCAAGACTCATTTCCGCTATTTGCTCGTATGTTAGAAAAAGCAGAAACTCATCTATGAAATTTAATTCTTTCTCCCTTTCTCTTGTACTTTTAACATTTCTTTAAATTCACCACTTTTATACAGATAGAAATAAAACTTGATTTAATAGGGTTAGTATCAAAACATAATACCTTTTATGAAATACAGAAAACAAATGAAAATATTCAGAAGTTTAACTTGAGTTTGGATTAATTAGCTGATATATTTTAAGTATAATAAGGAAAGGATGTGATTGGTATGTTTAAAAAATATAGCATTGTTGTTGAGGTGGCATTAGGATAAAGCCGATGGCATCTTGACCATTTTTTAACCGCCTTAGGTTGTTATTCT
Coding sequences:
- a CDS encoding MFS transporter, whose amino-acid sequence is MNFQYKHTMYASFTGYIVQAIINNFIPLLFLTFQSLYDIPISKITFLVTFNFGIQLVIDLLSTGFIDKIGYKASVIIAHIFSALGLISLTILPEVFSDPFIGLMISVMIYAVGGGLIEVLISPIVEACPTDNKEAAMSLLHSFYCWGHVGVVLLSTLFFTLFGTSAWKVLALLWAIIPVLNTFFFAKVPVSHLIEDNENGLTLKEMFSKKIFWNMMLLMICAGASEQAVSQWASTFAEKGLEVNKFIGDLAGPMFFAIMMGLSRTLYGKWGEKINLEKMMLGSGILCFLSYLIISLSPLPILSLIGCGICGLAVGILWPGTFSMSSAKIKRGGTAMFAFLALAGDVGCSIGPTVVGTVSSLFNDNLRVGIIAATVFPVLLIIGVIICMLISRQQIHNS
- a CDS encoding DUF1062 domain-containing protein, translated to MQEIIRWKVIPINEPNVIRNCSKCGGKAHFENSKKFRVNANQSKLDVWLIYQCKKCKTTWNMTILSRVNPKEIPNNQYKRFIDNDKELARFYAFDADTHRRNGSILDYHEIEYTIEGKTLDIQALEEKVTILLECEEVFTIRMDKVLSRQLEISRAQVRSLAEKGILSSREEKKLWKSKLKSEMYIDILPQ
- the asd gene encoding aspartate-semialdehyde dehydrogenase, whose product is MKQKLQVGIIGATGMVGQRFLLLLENHPWFEVTVLAASKQSAGKPYEDAIKDRWKMSVPIPEKYKQMMVEDGEQIDLISQKVDFIFCAISLDKAATKALEEAYAKAEIPVISNNSANRYVEDVPMLIPEINGHHIAVIDSQKKRLGTKRGFIVVKPNCSIQSYVPPLSALMAFEPETILACTYQAISGSGKSFKECPEILDNVIPFIPGEEEKSEQEPHKIWGSVQNGKIVNSNSPLITTQCLRVPVSDGHLAAVYVNFKKKPTKEEILEALNHYEFNPLAKNLPSSPEKFLCYMEEENRPQTKLDRNFGKGMGITIGRLRADTVFDYKFVCLSHNTLRGAAGGGVLSAEYLVATGYLFAKSL
- a CDS encoding LysR family transcriptional regulator is translated as MDLKQLNTFLMISKLQSFTKAADTLNYAQSSVTTQIKLLEEELGVKLFERIGKNISLTHDGKKLIPYAQQMLKLSTDIKNNISEDEYPKGVLTIGVAESLCVIRLPEIIKEYRKLYPEVEIALKFGSCADFRRYLNDNLIDVAFSLGAKIDGGEFISEIERDESMLLLAYPGHHLLEKEKILPEDLEGESLILTEVGCSYRAAFERILKDEGISPRITLESGSVHAIKQFTMSGLGISLLPRVAVEEEVKSGKLIPLKWQGAEFEIVSQVLYHKNKWISPALDAFINLCKEML
- a CDS encoding magnesium transporter CorA family protein; this encodes MYYMIKERLVPLEDKPQGDLTVKTVQIVTLKEWQTSGATSSVHAESFKSYANIHLCKLENYADYMLGTFCIPSKQNSKQKKRFIYYIHKDGIVFVDDSDLVKALLEKMSHTRTWDTPTLETFFSNFLELLIDKDLLYLEELENRIAKMESTILNGEITHFNHTLMDFRKELLTLHYYYSQLVEVGEVLGENENDFFNEHNLRLFDFFTRRVSRLQSNVQMLREYALQVREEYQSQIDIKQNNTMRILTVVTTIFLPLTLIAGWYGMNFTYMPELRWKYGYPLVIAISLAIICLSIWICKKKKFL